Part of the Acidobacteriota bacterium genome is shown below.
GCCGGTGCGCCTCGTGCGGGAAGCCGCGATCCCCGTGCCGGTCGTCGCGTTGCCGCGCCTGCCGCCCACGCTGCCCTCGCTCGTGCCGGCGTTCGACGCTCGCTCGGCGCTGTCGTCCGACGTGCTCGCCGATGTCTTACGGCCGCTCGAGGCGCGACCGACGGCGACCAACCCGCTCGTGCGCGAGTCGCTCGACCGGGCGCGTGAGGGCCGGCACGTCTCATCGTCCGACGAAGCGGCCCTGTCGACCGGAGACCCCGTGATGGCGCAGGTGCTGCGCGGCCTCGGCCTGGCCGCCGAGGGTCGGTGCGAGGCGGCGACGCCGCGCCTGCGTGCGGCGCTGGGCCGCGAGCCCGACCTCTGGGCGGCGGCGTTCCTGCTCGGCGTGTGCGAGGCGGCGCGCGGGCGCGACCGCGAAGCGGCCGGCGCGTGGCGGACGACGCTGGCCCAGGGAGGCGATGCCGTCGCGGTGACGTACGAACTGGCCGCCGACGCGCTGCTCAGACTCGATCGCCCGCAGGAGGCCGCGGCGCTGCTCGACGAGGCGCTCGAGAAATGGCCGGCGTCGCCGGCGGTCGCACGGCGAGCCGCGGTAGCGCTCGCCATGAGCGGCCGGGCGCGTGACGCCCTCGTCCTGCTCGACGGCCAGGTGGCGCGCGCGCCCGACGCCGACCTCGCGCTCGTGGGCATCCGGCTCCTCGTCGCGGCGGCCGAGGACGGCCAGCCGCTGCTGTCTGTCGAAGAAGACGGCGCGGCGCTCGCCCGCCTGGCGCGGGCGTACGTCGTTGCCGGGGGGCCGCTCGCTGGCGATCTCGGCCGGTGGCTCGACACGATCGAACGGTAGCGCCAACTTCCCCGGTCGCCCTTCCAGCGGTCGTTCGCATGGCGGGGGCCGTGCCCGCTGACGGCCTGCGGGACCTCAGCCTCCCAGGCGATAACCCTGGCGGGCGCGCACCCGCACTCCCTCGCGCGCCACTTCCACCTTCAGCGTGCGCCACCGGCCGTCGCGCGTGGCGTGCATCGGGACGTACCCCAGGTAGTATTGCGCCGCAAGGTCGTCGCGCACGGTGGCAAACGCCTCGTCGAGACGGCTGGCGTCGCTCGGGAAGAACGCGCGGCCGCCGCTCGCCGTGGCGAGCCGCTCGAGCACCTGCCGCAGCTGGGCCTCCTGCGGCGCGCGACCGAGGCCGATCACGTAGATCGCGGCGTCGCTTTGCTGCACCTGCCGCTCGACGTCTTCGAGCGTCGCGGCGCTCGCCACGTCGTCGCCGTCGGTGAAGAGCACGAGCGCCTTGCGGCCCGCCTGCTGGGCGAGCAGGCGCAGTCCCTCGAGGATCGCGTCGTAGAGGGCCGTGCTCCCCCAGCCGCTCAGCCGGTCCACGGCGCGCTGGCGCTGCCGCGGATCGGCGTCGCGACGCGTCAGCAGGAACAGCGTCTCGTTGAAGGCGACCACGGTCACCGGGTCGCCCTCCCGCACGGCGCCGAGGAAGCGCCCGACGCTGTCACGGACCTCGGGCATGACCCCGTCCATGCTTCCGCTCATGTCGACGGCCACGACGATCTCGACCGGCACGCTCTCGTCGGCGAAGGTGGTGATCGCCTGTGGCACGCCATCCTCGTAGACGCGGAAGTCCGAGCGGCGGAGTCCCCCGACGAACCGGCCTCGCCGGTCGGTCACGACCGCGACGAGCTGCACCGCGTCGACGTCGACGACCTCGGCGTGGTCGAGCCCGCGCGTGCTCACCGTCCTGACGAGACGCGAGCCGGTGTCGAGCGTCGCGACGACGCGGATGTGGTGCGCGACGACGCGATCGCCGGCGTGCCACCGGCACGACCACGGCGGCCGTGCCAGCCGGCAGACCTCGCGTCCGTCGGCGAAGAACACGACGCTCGTGACCGCGAGGGCCGGGTCGAGCGAGGCTTCGAGGGTGACCTCGCCCGACACGTACGAGTCCTCGCGCGGCGAGACGATGGCGAGGTCGGCGGATTGGGCCGTGAGGCCGAGGGCGAGCGTGGCGAGGCCGGCGCGGATGGCGGCTCGGCCCCTCGTCATCGGTCGTTCGCCTGCCCGCCGCGAGCGATCGGCACGAGCGGCCCACGGGCCGCCAGCGCGGCCGTCAGGTCCTCGAGCACCTCGGCCGACGTGCGGCTGATGTGTCGCACGACCGAGAACCAGTCGTCGAAGTGGAGCGCGGGGGCGTCGTCGACGAGGCGCGGCATCAGGCCGGCGAGGATATCACGCGCGAGCGAGGCCGGCAGGCCGCGCTCGTGCAGGAACCCGGCGACGACGAGTGCCGCGTCGGCGCTGCGGGCCGCGAGCGCGCCGCTCGCCGCCCGCCCCGTGTCGCGTTCCCAGCCCGGCTCGTCGGGGAATCGCAGGCACAGGCAGCCGTCCAGGGCGGTCGATGGCGCACCCCAGGGCTGGAGTGGCGCGAGGGCGCGGCCGTCGACCGCGTCGAGGCCGAGCTCGAGGATCTCGCGAGGCGCGAGCCACGATGTCACCTCGTCGGGCTGCAGGGCCGCGGCCCACGGCAGCATCGCCCGCCGCCAGCCGCGGAGCCGCGCGCCATCGGCCAGGCCGGCGAGGTCGTCTCGGGCCACGAACGAGGCGAGACGTTCGCGCCCCCGCCGCATGGCCGTGCCGATGGCGTCGCGCGCATCGTCGGTGAGGTCCCAGGGGTTCATCAGCGCGACGGTCTCGGCGAACCCCGCGCTCTGCGCCGCCGCCAGGCCCGGCGCCCGGCCCGGCGGAAGGAGCGACAGCCGCCACAGCGCTTCCCCCGCGAGCGCGACGTCGAGCGCCAGCAGTGAGCCGCGCACCGAGAGCGGCCGGCCTTCTCTCCGGTCTTCCACGGCGATCTGCCACGGCGTGCTCGCGCGCGCCTCAGCGGTGTCTGCACCGAGACCGAAGTCGTGACGGCGCGCGAGCGACGGCGCTCGCGCGAGTCGTCCGGCAGCGTCGCCGAGCGCCGTCGCGTACACGAGGCCGGTGAGCGAGTCGGCGAGCAGGACGGCGGCCGCCGAGGCGAGCGACGTCTCGTGACGGGCGAGCACGCGATCGACGCGCGCGTGCTCGCGTTCGAGCGCACCGGCCGCGGCCGACAGGCGGCCCACGGCGTCCTGCACCTCGGCGTCATCCGCGTGGGAAGACACCGCGGGTGAGAGCTCGCGCGTGAGGTCTGCCATCGCGCGGCCGAGGGTGCGCGCGGTGGCACGGTCGGGTACCGACTGCAGACGCTCGACCAGCGACCAGGCGGTGAGCGCCGCGTCGAGTGGTGTGCTGCGCTGCGACCGACGGATCCGGTCGAGGCGCGCTGTCTCGGCGGCGCACCGGTCGAGCTGGTAGACGGCGCCCTCCCAGTCCACCGTGGCCGGCGTCGCGGGGCCTCGGCACCCCGCCCAGGCCCGCAGGAGCGTGGTCTCGGCTCGTGATATCGCCGGCGACGCCGTCGAATGTCGCTCCGGCTCGTCGAGCGCCGGCAGCAGGTCGCGCACGATCCACTGACCGATGGCCCCGTCGTACTGGCCGGACGTCACCGGGACGCGCGCGAGCGACTGCACGAGCCGCGTGGCGGTGTCGGGATCGACCGCCCGGGCGAACCGGGCACGTTCGACGGCCGCCAGCGCGCCCTGGACCAGGGCGAGCGCGAGTCGGGCGCGTCGCGGGTCCCTGAGCGACGACAGACGTTCGGCCATCCGCGCGACGTCGACATACGCCGAGATCTCCCGGACGTCCATGCGCTCGAGCGTCAGCATCAGCAGGCGGTAGCGGCCCAGCGCTCTCGCGGCCACGAGCACGTCCCGCGGCGCGGCCCCGGCGTGGCGCGCCGCAAGCCGCTGCGCGAAGAGCACCGCGTCTCGCCGGCGCATCCGGAGCTCGACGTTGGCGTGAGACGCGAGCGTCACGAGCGTGGCTGCGTCCGGGGGATCGTCCGTCGCGCCGAGCTCTCGCTCTGGATCTCCTGGCAGGTCGAAGCCAGCCACGATGCGCGACAGCAGCCCGCGGCCGAGTCGAGGCTCGAGACGGCCAGCGTCGGCGACGCGCACCTCCTGCAGCAGCGTCACCGCGTCGACGAGCGGGCGCGAGAACGGCTGCGCGTCGAGGCTCCACGAGTGACTCGACGCGACCACGGCCGCAACGAGGGCGTCAGCATGCTGTCGCCGAAGTGCGGGGTCGGCGATGCCGAGGCCGAGGACGAATCGCCGCCGCGGCTGGTCGATCCACGTCACGTTGTCGAAGAGATACGCGACACGTCCGCCGCTCCGGCCGAGGAGCTCGGGCACGAAGCGCCGGGCATCGTGCGGCGGCACCCCGACCAGGTGGGCCCAGACGTCGGCGGCTTCGTCGCCACCGGGCGCGACGACCCGGCCGTCGCGGACGACGAGGCTGCGCGCGAAGGCTGCGAAGGCCGCGGCGCGATCTCGCGCGAGCGTCGCCGCGACATCGCGGTGCTCGTCGAGAAACCGCAGCGTCGGCTCGTCGAGCGCGGCGAGGCCGACGTAGACCAGCGCGGCGCGCCGGTCCGTCACGATGGCGCGGAGCAGCGCCTCGTCGGCGACGGCTGGGCCGACGACGACTTGCCTCCAGAACTCCGCGGTGAGCGGGAGTGGCACGACGCCGGGCGAGGGCCCGTCGAGCGCCTGACGCTCGTGCGCGGCGTCGAGGTGCGTCGCAAGCGCGTGCAGCAGTCCGGGCGTGCCGACCCTGGACCCCTGAGGCGGGTCGTACACCCGCCGCACGATCTCGAGCACCGCGCGAGCCGGTTCGACCGGGCGATCGACGCCGACCGCGTCGAGCAAGGCTTCGAGGCCCCCCGGGACGCTCAGCGACGACCAGGCTGGAGTCGTGGGAGTGGAGGCCGACAGTCCCACGGGCACGGCGCCCAGACCGGCCGCGAGCGCGAGGCGCACGAGCAGCGGGGCCGCACGCGGCCTCCGGCGTGCCCGACGCGTCTGCGTCGAGTGACCACGGCACTTCGGCAACCGCACGGGGCACACGATAGACCGATCGGGCCGGCGTCGTCATCTTCTCGGGATCGGGATCGTGCCTTGTGCGCGCTCGGACGCGGGTTCCGCGGTGGCTCGCTTCACCGTGCGCGCCGCGCCCTGGTTCAGGTCAGGGACGACTGGTCCCGGTGTTCTTGGTGGTTCGTCCCCGGATGGTCGCTGTTCGTCCCTGAAGGAACTCAAAATATTGGATCGTCTGGATCCAAATACTTGGTCGAATCGCCTCGAAGCCCGACGGCGGCGACCGAGTTCAACGGGTTAGGTCCCCTTCTTGTCTCTGTTTGTCACGGCACGAAAACTGCTTAGCTCGCGACCAAGCCCGTAGTGCGGCATCCGGTGTCGACCGTTGGTCGAACCCGTTCTGGTTCCTTCGCGGTCCGCCCGCTCCAGGGGGACTCGGGAATCGCCTCGTTCCTCATCGTCCGGATCGGTGGAGGCCGCGGCGGGCGTGTGTGGTCGTTGCCCGGGTGGCGGGCAGGGCCGTCGTGCAACAAAGGAGGAGAGTCGGATGAGATGTCGAACTTCGGTGTGGGCGACCGTGACGGCGCTGGCCTTGATGGCGGGCGTGGCCACGGCGCAGCAGCAGACAGGCTCGATCTCGGGCCGGGCCATCGACAACTCGGGCGCGGTGCTGCCCGGGGTCACGGTCACGGTCAGCGGTCCTGCGCTGATCCAGCCGCGCGTGCTGACGACGTCGGACACGGGCTCGTTCCGCGCGCCCGACCTGCCGATTGGCAGCTACCAGGTGCGCTTCGAGCTGCCCGGGTTCAAGACGTTCGTCACGCAGGACATCCGCCTCACGATCGGCTTCAACGCCGAGGTGAACGCGACGATGGAGGTTTCGGCGGTCGAGGAGACGGTGACGGTGACGGGCGAGAGCCCGATTGTCGACACCAAGGCGACGGGCACGCGGACCGCGTTCGACCTCGAGACGCTCCAGAGCATTCCTTCGGCGCGCGACCCCTGGGTGATGCTCGAGCGTGCGCCGGGCATCTCGATGGACCGTGTGAACGTGGGCGGCACGCAATCGGGCCAGCAGTCGAACTACGTCTCGCGCGGCAGCGCGACCGGCAACAACAAGTGGTCGATTGACGGCGTCGATATCACCGACATGTCGGCGACGGGCGCCTCGCCGATCTACTACGACTTCGACATGCTGCAGGAAATGCAGGTGTCGACGGGCGGCGTGGACGCGTCGCAGCAGACGGGCGGCGTGGGTATCAACTTCGTGACGCGCTCGGGCACGGATCGCTTCCGCGGCTCGGGCCGGTACTACATCACCGACGACAAGTTCCAGGCCGACAACATCACCGACGAGGTGAAGCTGCAGGGCTCGGGTTCCGGCGCGCCCATCCAGAACATCAAGGACTACGGCTTCGAGGTCGGCGGCCCGGTGGCGAGGGGCCGGTTGTGGTACTGGGGCAGCTACGGCAAGCAGGACATCAAGGCGGGCATCGTCGGCTTCTACCTGCCGACGGCCGAGTGCCAGGCGATCAAGGCGGCGCTCGCGGCCGATCGGCTCGCGCCGATCTCGGTGAAGGATCAGCGCGCGTGCCTCGGGACCGACGGCACGAACCTGAACAACTACAACTGGAAGATCACGTGGGTGCCGTTCCAGAACAACCGCTTCAACTTCCAGAACACCTGGGCGGAGAAGTACAAGAACGCACGCGACGCGTCCGACACGCGGCCCATCGAGACGACGTTCATCCAGAGCGCGGTGCCCAAGGAGTACGGCAAGTGGGGCTGGGACGTCGGCCCGTCGCCGCTCTGGAAGTTCGGCGACCAGCACATCCTCAGCGACCGGTGGCTCGTCGAGTTCAACTACTCGCACCTGGGGAACAACTTCATCCTGAACTTCCAGGAACCGAGCCTGAACGACGTGCAGCCGATCTTCGACATCCCGACCGGTGTGTGGGCGCGGTCGTACCAGCGCGCCGGGCCGTACATCCGGCCGACGACGAGCTACGACTTCACGACGAGCTACTTCCTGCCGGGCGTCTTCGGCGGCGATCACCAGTTCCGTGCCGGGTTCCGGTATCGGACGGCGAAGGAGCACTCCGAGACCCACTGGGGCGGCAATACCGTGGCACGCTTCCGTGGTGGTGTGGCCGTGGAGGCCGATCTGTACCGGGATGCGGTGACCGATTACGAGCTGTTCACGCACGCGTTCTACCTGCAGGACACGTTCACGCTGAACCGGCTCACGCTCAACCTCGGAATCCGGTGGGACCGCCAGGACAACGAGGCGCTGCCGTCGTCGGTGCCGGCACACCCGTTCATCCCCGACTGGCTGCCCGCGCTGACCTTCGACGGCGCTGACTCCGGCGTGGTGTTCAACGACATCTCGCCGCGCCTCGGCATGACGTACGACATCACCGGCGACGGCAAGACGGTGGCGAAGGCGTCGTACTCGATCTACTACGGGCAGCTCTCGCCAGGTCGCAACCAGTCGCCGCTCAACCCGGTGACGGCGGCGTCGATTCGCTTCCCCTGGAACGACCTGAACGGCGATCGCGTCGTCCAGCGGAACGAGTTGACGCTGAACCGGGCGAGCGTGTTGTCGTTCAGCGGCAACTACAACCCGGACAACCCGACGGCGCTCACGACGACCGGGTCCGTCGACCCGAACATCAAGAACGACCGCACGCTCGAGTTCATCGTGGGGATCGATCGTGAGGTGCTGCCGGGGCTGGCCCTCGGCGCGAGCTACATCTGGCGCAAGTACGATCAGTTCCAGTGGAACGACACGATTGGGCTGACGAGCGCCGACTACTCGCCGGTCACCTACACGCCGCCGAGCTGCCCTGGCACGACCAACCCGCGGTGCGAGACGATCACGTACTACGTGCCGAACTTCACGATCCCGGCGCCGTACGTCTACACGAACCGGCCCGACCACTACCGGAGCTTCAACGGCTTCGAGCTGGTGGCCAGCAAGCGCTATTCGAACCGGTGGATGGGGACGTTCAGCTTCGCGTACAACGATGCCGTCGACAAGTGGACCTCGCCCAACGCCTACGAGGATCCGACGTGCGTGTCGACGATGTGCCCGTCGTCGCAGCAGTACGCGCCCGAGTCGGGCGGGTCGGGCATCGACAACGTCTTCAACAACGCCAAGTGGCTGGTGAAGGCGAGCGGCATGTACACGCTGCCCCTGTGGGACATCAACGTGGCCGGCAACTGGAACTACCGCCAGGGCTACCCGTTCCCGCAGTCGATTCAGTCGCCTTCGCGGCCCAATCGTGCCGGCATCGCCACGGTGCTGCTCGATCGCATGGGTGACGTGCGCCTGCCGAACACCTACATCATGGACCTTCGTGTCGACAAGTCGTTCAACCTCGGGACGGTGCGGCTCATCCCGAGCATGGACGTCTTCAACCTGACCAACGTGAACACCGTGCTCGCGCGCCGGCGCATCCAGCACGCGACCAACGCCAACAACATCAGCGGCATCGTCGCGCCGCGGGTCGTGCGTTTCGGCGTGCGCATGACCTGGTGACGCACCAGGCGGCGTAACGCCTCGAGCGGCCGCTCCCGACAGGGAGCGGCCGCTGTTTACTTGGGTGGGCCCCACCGTCGTAGCGCCCGCCGGGGCTTCGGCGCCGGCGTGGGATCGCTGTCTCCTCCGCCGGGGCTGAAGCCCCGGCGCGACGACTGCCGATCGATCCGCGGGCAGGGCCAACCACCACGAACCCACCACCACGAGCCCGGATGGGGCCACGAGAACCCGCATGGTCGCTGCCTGGCGCCCCGTTGTGCCAGAATGTCGGGGCCATGGACGTCGTCCGCTGGGGGCTCGTGGGCACGGCCCGCATCAACCGCTCGGTCGTTCCCCACATGAAGGCGGCGCCGCGGCATCGGCTCGAGGCCGTCGCGAGCCGAGACGCCAGCCGAGCGGCCGGCTACGCCCGGGAGTGGGAGGTGCCCCACGCCTTCGGCGCGTACGAGGCGATGCTGGCGTCGGGGGCCGTCGACGCCGTCTACGTGTCGCTGCCCAACGCCCTCCACGCCGAGTGGGTGGTCCGGGCCGCCGAGGCGGGCCTCCACGTGCTCTGCGAAAAACCCCTCGCGCTCACCCTCGCCGACGTCGATCGCATTGCCGCCGCCGCGTCGAGGGCCGGCGTCGTCGTGACGGAGGCCTTCATGTACCGTCACCACCCGCAGACCGCGCGCGTGCTCGAGCTCGTGCACCACGGCGCGCTCGGCCGCGTACGCTACGTGCGGGGGAGTTTCTCCTACTGGCAGGACCGCGCCGACGACGTGCGCCTCGACCCCGGCCTGGGGGGAGGCTGCCTCTGGGATATCGGCTGCTATCCCGTCAACTTCGCGCGTGCGGTGATGGGAAGCGAACCCGAGCGTGTCTTCGGCTGGCGCGTGCTCGGGCGCACCGGGATCGACGAGACCTTCATCGGCCAGCTGCGGTTTCACGGCGATGCATTCGCGCAATTCGACGCGAGCTTCCGCGCGCCCTTCCGCACCCGGATGGAGATTGTCGGCGACGACGGCGTGCTCGAGGTCACCGAGCCCTTCAAACCCGTGTCGGGAACGCCGCTGAGGCTGCGGCTCGGCGACGACATCGAGCTCGTCGAAGTCGAGCCGCAACCGCTCTACCTCGGCGAGCTCGACGACCTTGCCGATGCGGTGCTGCTCGGCCGGCCGCCGCGCGTGTCGCTCGCCGACAGCCGGGCCAATGTGGCCACCCTCGTCGCCCTTCACCAGTCGGCCACGCTCGGCCAGCCGGTGCCGCTCGACGGCCACGCCTGATGCCGACGATCCCTGGACTCGGCACCGCGGCCGTCGCCGGACTGCTCGAGCGGGAGCGCACCTCCGACGGTCGCTTCCGGACGGGTCGGGCCGGCGTGCGGGCGATCGCCACGACCGGCGACGGAAAGGTCGAGTTCGTCGCGTTCGACGACCACGCGCTTGCGCTGGTGACGTCGGCGCTCGGCTACCCGGCCTACTACCCGGTCCACGAGGTCTCGCTGCGCCGGCCCCTCCGCGGCGTGCTCATGGACCTCGACGGCACGAGCGTCCACAGCGAGCACTTCTGGATCTGGATCATCCAGCTGACCACCGCCAGCCTGCTCGGCAACCCGCGATTCGAGCTCGAAGACCAGGACTTGCCGTACGTGGCCGGCCACAGCGTCTCGGAGCACCTCGAACACTGCCTTCGCAAGTACTGCCCCGACCGCTCGCTCGAAGAGGCCCGCACCTTCTACTTCGACCATGCCCGGCGCGAGATGCGGGAGATCCTCGAAGGTCGAGGCCGGGCCGACGCGTTCGAGCCCGCCCCGGGACTCAAGCCCTTCCTGCTGGCGTTGAAGGCACGCGGGATCCGCATCGGCCTCGTGACGTCCGGGCTGCACGAGAAGGCGTACCCGGAGATCGTCGCCGCCTTCCGCGCGCTCGATCTCGGCGACCCCGCCGAGTTCTACGACGCCATCATCACGGCGGGGTTCCCGGTGGGGCAGGGAGCACCCGGGACGCTCGGCGAGCTGTCGCCCAAGCCGCATCCCTGGCTCTACGCGGAGACGGCGCGCGTCGGCCTCGGGATTCCCTTCTCGGAGCGCCATGCGGTGCTCGGCATCGAGGACAGCGGCGCCGGGGTGTGCGCCGTGAGGCTGGCTGGCTTCACGACGGTGGGCCTGGCCGGCGGCAATATCGTCGAGAGCGGCACACGTGCCCTCTGCGACTGGTACTGCGAGAGTCTGGACGAGGTGCTCCGCGCGATCGACGGGAAGACCTGACCGGGGGTCCCGGGGCGGGGACCCCGTGGCGGGCGTGTCAGCCCTGGGCGGGGGCTGCTGTCTTCTTGCCGGTCTTCCGCTGCGCGACCGTCTGGGCGCCGTACTTCTTCGTGAACCGTTCGACGCGCCCCTCGGCGTCGACGATCTTCTGCCGGCCGGTGAAGAAGGGGTGACAGCTCGAGCAGATCTCGAGGTGCAGTTCCGGCTTGGTCGAGCGCGTCTTCCAGGTCGCGCCGCAGGCGCAGCGCGCCTCGACGTCGTGGTATTTCGGGTGAATGCCTGCCTTCACGTCGTGCTCCTTCCGGCGTCACGCAAACCCCGAGTATAGCAGCATCGTCGGGCATTAGGCCAGCGATCCGCCAGAATGCTCAGGGTTCGGGCACGTCCTGGCCGTCTCTGCCCACCCTGGCCTGGACCGGCCTGGCCACCTTCCCGTGGCGAGGGTTCCAGCGTGGCGGATGCCGTCAGCGCGAGACGTCAGCCAGGCGACCTCCGTCAGAAGAGCGGCTGCTGCTGCGTCAGGCAGTGGATGGCGCCGAGTCCCCAGACGAGGTCGACGCAGTCGATGCCGACCACTTCGCGGCCGGATACCACTCGTTGCAGAATGCCGAGCGCCTTCCGGTCGTTCCTCCGGTCGCGAAACGTCGGCACGAGCAGCGCGCCGTTGACGAAGTAGAAGTTCACGTAGGTCGCGGGCAGCCGCTCGCCCTCGTGCACGACGGGCTTCGGCATCGGGATCTCGACGACGTCGAACGGCCGGCCGTCCTGGTCGCGAGCCCGTTCGAGCCGCCGGCGGTTCTCGCGAAGCACGTGGTAGTTCGCGTCCCGCGGGTCGGCTTCGACGGCGGTGACGATCGTCCGCGCGTCGATGAACCGCGCGAGATCGTCGACGTGGCCGTCGGTGTCGTCGCCGGCGATGCCCTCGCCGAGCCAGACGACGTGGCGCTGCCCGTAGTAGTCCTTCAGGTAGAGCTCGACGTCGAGCCGTTTCAACCCCGGATTCCGGTTCCGGTTGAGCAGGCACGACGTCGTCGTCAACACCGTGCCGGCGCCGTTGAAGTCGACCGCGCCACCCTCCATCACGATGCCTGGGTAGGCGACCGGCAGGCCCAGGAGCCTGGCCACCTCGGTGGGCACGGCGTCGTCGGCGTCCCAGGGCGGGTACTTGCCTCCCCACGCGTTGAAGTCCCAGTCGACGACCGCCGCGTCGGTTCGGCCGCGGCGGTTGCGGCGGAGGACGAACGCGGGGCCGTGGTCGCGGGCCCAGCACTCGTTGGTTGCGATGCGGTGGAAGAAGACGGGCCCTTTCGGGCAGCCGTGCGCGGTCAACTGCTCGCGGACGATGCGCTCGTAGTTGCCGTTGGGCACGTTGATGTGCACCTCTTCGCGGCGGGAAATCTCCTGCACGATGCGCACGAGCGAGGGAACGACGGCGTGGTACCGGTCGGGAAACGAGATGCCCTCGGGTCGCGGCCAGCTCAGCCAGGTGCCTCGGTGAGGATGCCACTCCGGCGGAAAGGCGTAGCCCAGCGCGGCCGGCGTGTCGGCGAGCACGTTCACCCTGGGACGGCGAGTCATCGGTCTTCGCGGCGGGCGTCGACGAAGCGCCGCGTGAGGTCGCCGTACGCGTCGATCCGGCGGTCGCGGAGGAACGGCCAGTGCGTGCGGCTCAACTCGACCTGCGCGAGGTCGCAGTCGACGACCAGGACCTCGTCACGGGCGACCGCCGCGCGCGCGAGCACCTGGCCGTTCGGCGCGGCGACGAACGACTGTCCCCAGAACTCGATGCCCTCGTCGTTGACGGGGCGGCCGCCGGCGC
Proteins encoded:
- a CDS encoding VWA domain-containing protein: MTRGRAAIRAGLATLALGLTAQSADLAIVSPREDSYVSGEVTLEASLDPALAVTSVVFFADGREVCRLARPPWSCRWHAGDRVVAHHIRVVATLDTGSRLVRTVSTRGLDHAEVVDVDAVQLVAVVTDRRGRFVGGLRRSDFRVYEDGVPQAITTFADESVPVEIVVAVDMSGSMDGVMPEVRDSVGRFLGAVREGDPVTVVAFNETLFLLTRRDADPRQRQRAVDRLSGWGSTALYDAILEGLRLLAQQAGRKALVLFTDGDDVASAATLEDVERQVQQSDAAIYVIGLGRAPQEAQLRQVLERLATASGGRAFFPSDASRLDEAFATVRDDLAAQYYLGYVPMHATRDGRWRTLKVEVAREGVRVRARQGYRLGG
- a CDS encoding carboxypeptidase regulatory-like domain-containing protein, with the translated sequence MRCRTSVWATVTALALMAGVATAQQQTGSISGRAIDNSGAVLPGVTVTVSGPALIQPRVLTTSDTGSFRAPDLPIGSYQVRFELPGFKTFVTQDIRLTIGFNAEVNATMEVSAVEETVTVTGESPIVDTKATGTRTAFDLETLQSIPSARDPWVMLERAPGISMDRVNVGGTQSGQQSNYVSRGSATGNNKWSIDGVDITDMSATGASPIYYDFDMLQEMQVSTGGVDASQQTGGVGINFVTRSGTDRFRGSGRYYITDDKFQADNITDEVKLQGSGSGAPIQNIKDYGFEVGGPVARGRLWYWGSYGKQDIKAGIVGFYLPTAECQAIKAALAADRLAPISVKDQRACLGTDGTNLNNYNWKITWVPFQNNRFNFQNTWAEKYKNARDASDTRPIETTFIQSAVPKEYGKWGWDVGPSPLWKFGDQHILSDRWLVEFNYSHLGNNFILNFQEPSLNDVQPIFDIPTGVWARSYQRAGPYIRPTTSYDFTTSYFLPGVFGGDHQFRAGFRYRTAKEHSETHWGGNTVARFRGGVAVEADLYRDAVTDYELFTHAFYLQDTFTLNRLTLNLGIRWDRQDNEALPSSVPAHPFIPDWLPALTFDGADSGVVFNDISPRLGMTYDITGDGKTVAKASYSIYYGQLSPGRNQSPLNPVTAASIRFPWNDLNGDRVVQRNELTLNRASVLSFSGNYNPDNPTALTTTGSVDPNIKNDRTLEFIVGIDREVLPGLALGASYIWRKYDQFQWNDTIGLTSADYSPVTYTPPSCPGTTNPRCETITYYVPNFTIPAPYVYTNRPDHYRSFNGFELVASKRYSNRWMGTFSFAYNDAVDKWTSPNAYEDPTCVSTMCPSSQQYAPESGGSGIDNVFNNAKWLVKASGMYTLPLWDINVAGNWNYRQGYPFPQSIQSPSRPNRAGIATVLLDRMGDVRLPNTYIMDLRVDKSFNLGTVRLIPSMDVFNLTNVNTVLARRRIQHATNANNISGIVAPRVVRFGVRMTW
- a CDS encoding Gfo/Idh/MocA family oxidoreductase, which codes for MDVVRWGLVGTARINRSVVPHMKAAPRHRLEAVASRDASRAAGYAREWEVPHAFGAYEAMLASGAVDAVYVSLPNALHAEWVVRAAEAGLHVLCEKPLALTLADVDRIAAAASRAGVVVTEAFMYRHHPQTARVLELVHHGALGRVRYVRGSFSYWQDRADDVRLDPGLGGGCLWDIGCYPVNFARAVMGSEPERVFGWRVLGRTGIDETFIGQLRFHGDAFAQFDASFRAPFRTRMEIVGDDGVLEVTEPFKPVSGTPLRLRLGDDIELVEVEPQPLYLGELDDLADAVLLGRPPRVSLADSRANVATLVALHQSATLGQPVPLDGHA
- a CDS encoding HAD hydrolase-like protein, which produces MPTIPGLGTAAVAGLLERERTSDGRFRTGRAGVRAIATTGDGKVEFVAFDDHALALVTSALGYPAYYPVHEVSLRRPLRGVLMDLDGTSVHSEHFWIWIIQLTTASLLGNPRFELEDQDLPYVAGHSVSEHLEHCLRKYCPDRSLEEARTFYFDHARREMREILEGRGRADAFEPAPGLKPFLLALKARGIRIGLVTSGLHEKAYPEIVAAFRALDLGDPAEFYDAIITAGFPVGQGAPGTLGELSPKPHPWLYAETARVGLGIPFSERHAVLGIEDSGAGVCAVRLAGFTTVGLAGGNIVESGTRALCDWYCESLDEVLRAIDGKT
- the rpmE gene encoding 50S ribosomal protein L31 — encoded protein: MKAGIHPKYHDVEARCACGATWKTRSTKPELHLEICSSCHPFFTGRQKIVDAEGRVERFTKKYGAQTVAQRKTGKKTAAPAQG
- a CDS encoding agmatine deiminase family protein, whose amino-acid sequence is MTRRPRVNVLADTPAALGYAFPPEWHPHRGTWLSWPRPEGISFPDRYHAVVPSLVRIVQEISRREEVHINVPNGNYERIVREQLTAHGCPKGPVFFHRIATNECWARDHGPAFVLRRNRRGRTDAAVVDWDFNAWGGKYPPWDADDAVPTEVARLLGLPVAYPGIVMEGGAVDFNGAGTVLTTTSCLLNRNRNPGLKRLDVELYLKDYYGQRHVVWLGEGIAGDDTDGHVDDLARFIDARTIVTAVEADPRDANYHVLRENRRRLERARDQDGRPFDVVEIPMPKPVVHEGERLPATYVNFYFVNGALLVPTFRDRRNDRKALGILQRVVSGREVVGIDCVDLVWGLGAIHCLTQQQPLF